The following coding sequences lie in one Niabella agricola genomic window:
- a CDS encoding lysylphosphatidylglycerol synthase transmembrane domain-containing protein has protein sequence MDKKKVWNILKPVLKVIFTVLALWLVYTKVDLTAVQRLWKEADSRWLIPAVAAFITCQVITSFRLLYFFRNIGLPISAASNLRLFLLGMFYNLFLPSGLGGDGYKIIVLKQRYDTTHKEVFSAVFFDRLAGLWGLGFLVSCFSLAMPEVRQYSLWILVAFGLGSLIYYWVLRRYFSRISRHFITTHLLGICTQSLQLATVAFILAALGCKTSYWPYFAIFLLSSLASLFPFSIGGLGAREVAIVWGAGTFGLDKDLAVSVSLSFYLITMAMALSAIFILFGRERKKSSPPVVTNEANEHSH, from the coding sequence ATGGATAAAAAAAAGGTCTGGAATATTTTAAAACCGGTACTAAAAGTAATCTTTACTGTTCTGGCCTTGTGGCTGGTGTATACCAAGGTGGATCTGACTGCGGTACAGCGACTGTGGAAAGAGGCGGATAGCCGGTGGCTGATTCCCGCTGTGGCAGCCTTTATTACCTGCCAGGTTATAACCTCCTTCCGCCTTCTTTATTTTTTCAGGAATATCGGGTTGCCCATTTCTGCGGCATCCAACCTGCGTTTATTCCTGCTGGGGATGTTCTACAACCTGTTTCTTCCCAGCGGTTTGGGAGGAGACGGATATAAGATCATCGTATTAAAACAGCGGTATGACACGACGCACAAGGAGGTTTTTTCTGCCGTGTTTTTCGACCGGCTGGCGGGGTTATGGGGGCTGGGGTTCCTGGTTTCCTGTTTTAGCCTGGCCATGCCGGAAGTAAGGCAGTATAGTCTCTGGATCCTGGTGGCTTTCGGACTAGGTTCCCTGATTTATTATTGGGTACTGCGCCGGTATTTTAGCCGCATCAGCCGGCACTTTATCACCACGCACCTGCTGGGTATCTGTACCCAGTCGCTCCAGCTGGCAACCGTGGCCTTCATCCTGGCGGCATTGGGTTGTAAAACCAGCTACTGGCCTTATTTTGCTATTTTTCTTTTATCGTCGCTGGCCTCTTTATTCCCGTTTAGTATCGGCGGATTGGGGGCCCGGGAAGTAGCCATTGTATGGGGGGCAGGTACTTTTGGACTCGACAAAGACCTGGCTGTATCCGTAAGCTTAAGTTTTTACCTCATCACGATGGCAATGGCGCTATCGGCGATTTTTATTTTGTTTGGACGGGAACGGAAAAAATCATCCCCACCGGTGGTTACGAACGAGGCAAATGAGCATTCACATTAA
- a CDS encoding LTA synthase family protein, producing the protein MNRRKRTWELSYYGAFLYRLLLVLVLFFICRFLFYLLNTSLFPGIGLQDWIMILTGGLRFDVAAMLYFNGLLIFLMTLPLPYGLRTHKRFQRVLQWVFYITNGIALLLNCIDFIYYRFTLRRTTTSVFSEFSHEQNKSGLAFNFLIDYWYVVLIYIGLIGLMVFLYRRVAIREQQGPVRKAVYFTKAALIFVLSVVLAIGGIRGGFRHSTRPITVGDAGAYVKRSHEVYLVLNTPFVFIRTMGVKPLREVHYFSDKEVAQLYSPLHAPSADTVPFAKKNVVIIILESFGKESVGFYNKDLDKGTYTGFTPFLDSLASVSKIYWNSFANGRKSIDAIPSIFSSIPSGLDPFVLTPYVSDSTRSLPKLLAQEGYHTSFFHGAPNGSMGFLSYTKMIGIEHYFGKTEYNNDADFDGIWGIWDEPFFQFFAQKLAGFPQPFFSGIFSVSSHHPFKVPKQYEGQFKKGPLPVMECISYTDLALRKFFGKAQQQPWFKNTLFVIAADHATVSYHAEYQNAWGDIAIPILLYAPGDSSFRGIDSGVIQQLDIMPTVLGYLHYKKPYLAFGENVLQRQGPGFAFQYSGGYRWIEGNQLLFFDGKKPTGLYDFKTDRLMKTDLLQDSVKRAAAMEQRVKAFIQQYNNRLIRNQLIAPGG; encoded by the coding sequence ATGAACAGGAGGAAAAGAACCTGGGAGTTGAGTTACTATGGCGCATTTTTATACCGCCTCCTGCTGGTATTGGTGTTGTTTTTTATCTGTCGCTTCCTGTTTTATTTGCTGAATACGTCCTTGTTCCCGGGGATCGGGTTACAGGATTGGATCATGATTCTTACCGGCGGTTTGCGGTTTGATGTAGCCGCCATGCTTTACTTTAATGGCCTGCTGATTTTCTTAATGACATTGCCATTGCCATATGGTTTGCGCACCCATAAACGGTTTCAGCGGGTGTTGCAATGGGTATTTTATATTACAAACGGGATCGCATTATTGCTGAACTGTATCGATTTTATCTATTACCGTTTTACGTTAAGGCGAACCACAACCAGCGTTTTTAGCGAATTTTCACACGAGCAGAATAAATCAGGGCTTGCGTTTAATTTTTTGATCGACTACTGGTACGTAGTACTGATCTATATCGGGCTGATCGGCTTAATGGTGTTCCTCTACCGCCGGGTTGCAATCAGGGAACAACAGGGCCCGGTACGGAAAGCGGTCTATTTTACAAAAGCCGCATTGATCTTTGTGTTGAGTGTGGTACTGGCCATCGGCGGCATCCGTGGCGGGTTTCGGCACAGTACGCGCCCCATTACGGTGGGCGATGCCGGCGCCTATGTAAAGCGCTCGCATGAGGTATACCTGGTATTAAATACACCATTTGTATTTATCCGAACCATGGGGGTAAAACCATTGCGCGAAGTACATTATTTTTCAGATAAAGAGGTGGCGCAGCTCTATTCGCCGCTGCACGCCCCGTCAGCAGATACGGTTCCTTTTGCAAAGAAGAATGTGGTCATCATCATTCTTGAAAGCTTTGGTAAAGAGTCGGTAGGATTTTATAATAAGGATCTTGATAAGGGCACTTATACCGGGTTTACACCCTTCCTGGATTCACTGGCTTCGGTAAGCAAGATCTACTGGAATTCTTTTGCCAATGGCCGTAAGTCGATTGATGCGATCCCCTCGATCTTTTCCAGTATTCCCAGCGGGCTCGATCCCTTTGTATTAACGCCCTATGTTTCGGACAGTACCAGAAGCTTACCCAAACTGCTGGCGCAGGAAGGGTATCACACTTCTTTTTTCCATGGCGCACCCAACGGATCGATGGGCTTCTTATCCTATACGAAGATGATCGGCATCGAGCATTATTTTGGCAAAACGGAGTATAACAATGACGCAGATTTTGATGGTATCTGGGGCATCTGGGATGAGCCGTTTTTCCAGTTTTTTGCGCAAAAGCTGGCCGGTTTCCCGCAGCCGTTCTTCTCCGGGATTTTTTCGGTATCCTCACACCATCCGTTTAAAGTGCCCAAACAATATGAAGGCCAATTTAAAAAAGGTCCCTTGCCGGTTATGGAATGTATCAGTTATACCGACCTGGCGTTGCGGAAGTTTTTTGGCAAAGCGCAACAGCAGCCCTGGTTTAAAAACACGCTTTTCGTAATCGCAGCAGACCATGCTACGGTTTCGTATCACGCCGAATATCAGAATGCCTGGGGCGATATTGCCATTCCCATTCTTTTATATGCGCCGGGCGACAGCAGTTTCCGTGGCATTGATTCGGGGGTGATCCAGCAGTTGGATATTATGCCGACTGTACTGGGATACCTGCACTATAAGAAGCCGTACCTGGCGTTCGGTGAAAATGTATTGCAGCGGCAGGGGCCGGGTTTTGCCTTTCAATATTCCGGCGGATACCGATGGATCGAAGGCAATCAATTATTATTTTTTGATGGGAAAAAACCGACCGGTCTGTATGATTTTAAAACGGACCGGCTGATGAAGACCGATCTGTTGCAGGATTCTGTAAAGCGGGCGGCGGCCATGGAGCAGCGGGTTAAAGCATTTATACAGCAATACAATAACCGGCTGATCCGGAACCAGCTGATTGCGCCGGGGGGGTAG